ttgcccacgggtTTGTCCGCTTATATCTTATTATCGtgaatatctcgggttctaagccaCGTaacgcgatgaaacctatcttataccagattttaagttagaccatccgctatacaactaaGAAAACCTCATCAAATTCTATCcaatagtttttgcgtgaacaacatacagacagagagaaagataaaaaaatatttttggcttACAGCTTACAGTACAGACATAGCTCACTTACAATGACGTATAGTTGCATTATATCAGAAATGCGTTTCCGTGTGCTAAATATAGTCTGGTGTTGTTTTTGGGACTGTTACAAGCACGAGAATGTCAGTGTTCGGGCTAAAAATATACTCGTCTTACTACACTCACTCTCTGTAACTTTTACACTCATTCGGGTCCATACGCGAGCCTTGGGTCTTACAAatggaaatttttgtaataactttattacctATACTATTTAAGTATGTTTGCAATCTTTCTTTTCTTCGTTAATTACTAAACCTGGTGTCCAATTTTACAACCTAGGATCGGATCCCGAATGGAGAACTCCTCAATGGTTTACTGCACAAACAGGTTTTTTAAAGCGTCGAATGCAACAAAATCAATGACAATCTAATGAAGTAAGTTAGTAGtaaacactatttatttatctatattattattataaagaggtaagcgtttgtgaacTTGTGattttgtgagtttatatgtttgaggcgcgtaatctccgaaactaccaatcCGATCTCAAacattctttcaccattagaaaggtacattgtccaagattgttataagctatattttatctcaaaatttccacgggagcgaagccccgggcaagatctagtttattataaatatgctaAACACAGCACTAATAGTTACCCATGCCCATGACATGCTATGAGCCAAAGAACATACTTACTATTATTAGGCAGATGAACAGGCAATGCGTTGACGACAATAGCAGCTTgtgtaaacattatttttgtcacgaactttttttaattgcgtCTTTATTGACCAGAATAACAGGATTGGACCCAGCGCGAGCTTTGTTCGAGGGTTCCTTTACCGTCCAGCCAGGTCTGGACCGCATCTGCGCCCGCTTCGTGGACATCATCCACAGTGACCCTGGAGGTTATGGGACCAGTAAGCCCACTGGTACAGTGGACATTTGGCCCAACTATGCCGGCAACGGAGGCTCGCAACCGGGCTGCCCGAATGGGGATTTTGACATGTTTTCTGCTGAAGGTAAACCGAATTAGTTCCGTCCTAATCCTAAGTAATAAATCCGAAAGtatagtttgtttgtttgttacctcttcacgctctatctactcaaccaatcttcttgaaatttttcataagtgTGAAGGGCATAGGGTGCCTTACATCGCGGAAAAATGACTGTttccgtggaaaatttacgcaggcgaagccgcgggcaaaaagcttgtttgattataaaattagaaatagacaaaattattttttttaatactggTTACCCACAGTGTAAATTATGGACGGCGATATCAAAGATTTGGTCACGATGCGAACCAAGTCCCACTtgtcttgaaaataataagacaTTGGAACTATccttattatatacatattataaaaaagaatctgttacgtctgtccgtctgtatgtacgcaataaactcaaaaactaccggttTTCGCTATTAGATGAATATGATCAGTTggggaagatttaggtgtacttataattatagGATTTAAGCGAAGCCAAGACGGACCTTTCGTAGTCTATATTCGTtgataattatacatatatgagcGACCACTTTGAGAATATTTAGGGACGTGTTCAGTTGCTGGTCAGCGAGGAATCCATATATTTCTGAGGCGATATTAAGCGTCCTAGTTATGAACACTATGTTAACTCCATGCAAtgacataatatataacatttccCCACcacctgaaaaaataataattcattcatCTTCTGGTCTTCCTGTATGATTGTTAACGTCTTATACTGTCCTGTCATTATAACTACACTGTTTAACtttcattacattttgtatataaacttacttttaacATGCATATTTACTAGGTATagtatatgaatatgaataagaACTAGTTGATCGCAATAGCAATACTAAGCAAGGGTATTGAGTAagaatttttatctttttactacaaaaaaaaacctttttttcaCAATCGTActtattaattgttttctttcactttaaataatccaaataaaatatatttcacatcGGCactcattacattttatgtatctCGGACGAGTGTTGATTATCAAGTTTAATCGCTTTGAGAAACACAAGTAGGCAGTGTATTGTTACATAAGTGATTTATTAATAGGCACTTTTGtgcaataattttgaatatggtAAGCAAGCAGGCATATTACCATTACAACCAATGAttacaacataataataaaaccaaaatttcTCATCTCTGTTTGCtagaaactcaaaaacaaagaGCTCCAATGCCGTTTTCAAAAATCGACGGAATAATTCATAAACAAGATACTCACAGGAAacaccgcgggcaaaagcttaCATGCACATATAACGATAATAAGACAATAGAGACACAGCacagaaacataataaaagtaaatgcACATACGACctacattttaatgtaagacattcaatattttcagaCGAATATATTGCCGAAGGTGACGACGTCGGACATATCCAAAACATGacaaaattgcaaaaaatcATTCAGACAATGAAGCCCAGTGAGTCGTTATCTATTGGGATGGCTTTATGGCACCTCGAACACTAGACGACCACGTATCTGTGGACCAATGGATCCCTTTTTGAAGCCTATAAAGCAAATGATAATTAATCTTTTAATGGTTCTATTGTTACTTTTTAGTACTTTTCATTTCACATTACCATATGAGACAAATAGTTTTCTAACCGGTTTCCCGTGAGATGAGATGGTGAGAATTGGGGAAATAGTTTATTGTTACGTTTTGTCAGTATGAGGAACTAAATTGCAAAATAACTGTAAAAGATATTACTATTGAAAGGTCAGTTACTTTATTAGACTCGACACTCGCTCCAAACAGTGGTGGAATAAAATCCAGAGGTTAttggctggaagagattgtTTAGCAATAAACACGCTATTACTCCGCTATATGTATAGGcaaattaagaaattttacattatattgtgGTCGGCTAGTGCGCAAGGTACCTAGCTTTCACGGCAGCTGCTACCTAGATACAACACGCgccattatttaaaaacatattccaATCGACCACCATTAAAACTAGTTTCTTCAAACTTACCATAAGGTAAACTATACATTTTATGAGGGTCAAGAAAACTTTCGCTGAAGATGCAAGCTTCTCATCTCATGCAAATCGTAAAAAACAATCAATGGTATACTAAGATTTTCTAAGCTAGCAACATCAAGAAAACTTAGCAACCTGTATCGTAATTCCATCAGAGATTCTATCCAGTTAAGCAAGCCTTCGAGCGACTCTTGACTTCATAAGTTGACTGTGACTGTTCATaagcaatataaaaattatatatctattctTCAATTTTGGCCTctgaaagtaaaattttccACCTTTCCGTTATTCCTTTATTCAGATCTTCTCTTTTCtataaaaacgtaattatatGAGTTTTAATGGTGGTCGATTTTTGGCGGGTAAAAGTATTGCTTTACTACAAATCTACGGAAGTGGTAGAATGAACAAAGAGTTAGTTATCTATTAGGATTTAATATTGTCTGAAAAATCGCTGATCGCTTTCCTTATGTGTATATCGGACAGCAacattaggtacttaattttgtgtttaaagTCGAAAGTGTATCTCTGAAATcttattagaaattttaatttacaatacttACATAGCAATAGTACAAACAAACCGTCCACAAAGTAATCTAAGAAGGGTTCAATTTCTACTTTTTGAGACACAGAACCCTAAAGATACTTTAACTAGAGCATAATCGGTGACTCTCGATGATAAGATAACAAACATCATATCCATTTTAAACCCTCTTAAATGAGTGCTAGTTATGAAGATAATTGTAATGATTTGCTGTGCAGGTCAGAATTGCAGATAAAATACTTCACATATTAAACAAAGTagtcattaaaatgtttacctATACACAGTAGGTAAGGTACTTTCATTAGTAAATAACAACACAAAAATGACAAGTCTGCAATAGATTACCGTACACAGagaaagaaaactaaagactTCATATCTTACGTTTCACTCATCCAAAAAAGAGAAATGCTTACTGGAATTACACGAGATGAAACACAGGTTACTATATCTTTTGTTACTTACCGTGTGCCAGTTTTACAATGACTATCtggggtgaatttcacgagcgttctgaacgccgccgtgggctatcattagtgttgattaaattgtaccatacacagtaataaatttaattatactattttataaataagtaaagtgctggtacaatgttaattttataaatgtttattatttttttaagtatttttttaacgtcaattttattagtcggtatattttattttgacttgTGTACTTAATTCATAAAAGATCAGAttttataggtaggtaaataatatatgtagtgTATTTTTCCAACTTCCAACTGGACCACACATCTATTTCAGacaatttaacattataattaacacATTTCATGGCCATTAACTTAACTAATCACACTCCATGCAATTCATACAATTACCAATTATATAAGTAGCAACAACAAGACATGTAGAGCATAAAACAGATCAGGTAAGTGGCATTGCTATTCTAATCGTTAACTTACTTACTAATTAAGCAATAGTTTAGgacataaaataagttaagtTGCGCTGGCATTAAGGTACGTAtactttcattaaaaagataaCGCACAAGCACTTACTTTAAGGAGTATTCTAAATTCTGTGACTTTTCAATTTTCACTTTTCAATATGACATTGGCGGAACGAGACAAAAGATACTTTAGCTTAGtgtgctttatttttttatgaatagaaTAAGTCTGTTTCTAAAGATGCTGGTATCTCATTATGTCATTTTCTGGCTGACACTTTTCCCTAGGAAGAAGGTTCAACAGCGTGCCTGGACTTCTGCAGCCGACCGTACTTCTCACttagaaaatatgtttgttacgctgagtaaattttatgtaatttggtattGTATTAAGGCAGATTAACAcagcactttttatcccgaccGTACACAAAATACAGAATCATAAACAGACTTGTGTTACAGATTTGTGCAACCACGATCGTTCTTGGCAGTATTTCGTAGAAGCCATTGCAAACCCCACAGCCTTCCCTGCGGCGGCGGCTTCAGACTACGACACCTGGACCAGCTCGGGCGGGAAGTCCACGGAGACTATATTCATGGGAGACTTGACCAATCAACGGTCAGTAGTTCTTAGAGCCTGTACCACCGCTtgctgttttgtttatttaactttattacatgtAAAGGGCGGACTTCGCAAgctttatactttttaatattagaattCCGGCAAAAAgtatgcgaaagtaagtttgttacctcttcacgttttaTAGTTgctgaaattcacgcggacgaagctgcgggcaatagctagtgaAAAATAAGCCTATGTCCTTCACCGTGTCCTTATCTACACGTGTAAGATATTTTAGGATTGGTTGAGTGGGTAGAATAGATAAttcatgaagaggtaacaaacttacttttaccTTTATGATTGGATGACGGGATGGGTcgctaatataatattagcgacccaccccggcttcgcacgggtgcaaattatgcatattatatagctataaacgttcctcttgaatcactctattatataaaaaaactcccatcaaaatccgttgcgtagttttaaagttgTAATCGTACTTACATGAGGATAGACAACGGAAAGCGAATTTGTTTATACtatataactagcggcccactccggcttcgctcgggtaaaaccagaataaaaatgtacaccAGAAGGTTTCATCTAtctttgtgccaaattttatcaaagtcaacccagtagtttttgaatctattcattacaaacaaaaatacaaatattttctctttataatattagtttggatgaaGTTGGCATTGATTTCAGAGCTCGAGGCAACTTCTACTTGGTCACAAACGCCAAGCCCCTATTCGGTAGAGGTCCCGAAGGGCTGGTGCCGGAGAACAATCAGGCTCGGCGGCGGCGGAACTCCACCCTGGCGCGATTGCTGAAGTATCTTAGGTGATACTTGGCGCGAACAGTGCAATTCACTGTGTTCTTACTAGGACTTTAGATTTGTAAGTGACGTTCGTTTGAGGACTTGACaatcaaatatattgtacAGGGTGTTATAAAACACCTATACATACTAAGCTATTAAATACTACTAACTTAGATCGATACCTACGTGTATTGTGAATGAACATACTAAGAACaaacaatacatattatgaaatCGTCTCTATTATCGCGGCATAAAGATCCATGCACGCCATGGGATCGACtgtacttattaaaatctgatatttgAACACTTAAATTTGGATACCAAGAGATGTATACGGTGTTCAAATAaaggatataaaataaatgaaattaagtaataacaaattgatttatttcattcatattcCACAAAACTTTGTATAAACTTGTGTCTTATATTTACTAAGTACAGTCTATGTACAAGATCATCATCACAATATTGTCGTTATGAGATTCTTATGTCATTTATCTGGTTTAAGACTCAAAttaactgaagcgacgtgggaaatttcaactctgtaggtcaactggaagtaggagaaatccaACTTCTTGCAAGTTTGATTAtagacagacaacgggacagaTGAAATCATAGATATCAGAATATATACGGTGAAAccaaataaaagcttgtaattgatttattataacattattaataatgcccGGGCACTTTGAATATGGACAGGCCATTTCAGGCGAAATATATTGAACCACCAAATTTagataatttgttataatattaatcatcTACCTACGTTTATTTGGTTTACAGATTGTTGATTCTTCTAACGCTAATTGTCTTGATATTGATTAATTAGTTGTGTTTACACGCATGTTGTTACTAATGTGTAAAATGACTACTATTGAAACATATCTAAGgctatacacacacacactagtTGTTACCCGCAATTCCGCCCGCGGTAGCTATGTTTGACTTCAGGTCAATaacattatgaaatatattcaaatttcatcaaaatcgaccgAGCTGTTTAGCCGAGAAAGCACAATTTACACAATATTACCGACTGTAGTTATAACCATAatagttattacaaaatattttatttacatcaagCTATAAGTAATACTTGACttagattaatataaaaatacatacataagttatataaaattagtttaaactGTCCGATGACTGATGTTTGAAATGATTGTTAAttcaatcacatttttattctacCATTCAACTAtaacaaatgtttttgtacCATTCATAAAACACATGCCCCGCATAAAACGGGTAGATTTACAAACACGCTGTACAGTGACGTGTTAAACTTGTACTCTTGTGGAAATCTCTTACTTCTTCTCTATACAATACTCGATATAAActacattttccaaacaagTTTCCAAATTTGATCGGCAGGCCTTGTCAttctgttaatttatttataaggtcaaattcaattaaaactatCGTGTGAAATagacattattaatatatatttcatcttCTAAACGATCTACTATTACAAAACTATTGTCGACATTTCCATAGACAATGttaataactagatgttgcccggggcctcgctcccgtgggaattttgagataaaatatagtctatagcaatcttggacaatgtacctttttattggtgaaagaatttgtataatcggttcggtagtttcggagattacccgcctcaaacatacaaactctcaAACGattatatctttataataatagtatagatgtccACTCTAACTGTTTATAAACCTATGGCCGTTGTGGTCATTGGGCATATACCTGTGCTAGGTGGGGGAGGCGGTGTAGAAGCGCTTCACAGTCGCGTCGATGTCGCGCAGCGCGGCGCGCGCGTCACGCGACGCCGCGCCCGCGCTCTCTAGTGTCGTCGCCAAGCGCTCTATGGCATGCGCCtacaaatattctattttacttgtctttcatttttttctaagaTCTGATTCAGATCTGTGTTCttcgatttattttgtatgttaacTTATCAGAAATTCGCTATatacacaaattatttttacttgtcATGAAGTTTGACCAAGATTGGAAACCTCTTGTAATATAAACGCTTCGCTGAAAATGCTTTGATTTACCATCTCCATTTATAATCTACCGTTATGGTTCATAATATATCCATGTTTTCTCTATACATCAAACTCTAGCTAAAAAATGCTGCTTACAAGATGTCAAGCGCTTAGCAAAATATTTCGTTTCTTTAAAGATTACAAGAGGATTGTTAATTCTGAAACTGAAACGCAACTGTAATTTATTCCACGGCAGTATAGtgtagtaattattaattgactAAAGTTATAGAATGCCATAAGTACCTGTATCATGGAGGCCTCAGCCAGTCGGTCCATGGCCTGCGACCCGGCGGCCGCCGCGTGCGCCAGCTGCGACAGCGACGACGACTGGGCGCTCATCACTGTTACCTGATCCAgacaaaatatgtttctatTTTAGTTCTAATATTCAATACTTTATGAATACTggctgaaaaataaatcttcaatTATGTAATGcactttcttatttttaaaatttattactagttATGTAGTTCACTTTGAATTTGGAATGTCTTTTCAGCCAGTCCTGTATGTatctgcaggcctaccatcaacttttacagaatgattccaatgcaactcagttcaatttaggtacctaaaatgaatcacattcataaaaaaaattaagccgatggtacgaatttgcgatgcagttcagctTAGGTCAtcaagtggatc
This genomic stretch from Plodia interpunctella isolate USDA-ARS_2022_Savannah chromosome 16, ilPloInte3.2, whole genome shotgun sequence harbors:
- the LOC128676322 gene encoding pancreatic triacylglycerol lipase-like isoform X1 translates to MCASQLLRTFAVFISAIQISQSAYLRCYKGSLVNYVSTPLDQPLLLANSTCIDKSLPTVIYTFGYRGRVLGPATRAIMGAYLAKRKRNVVLLDWEDEAKSGVFGIPLGYILSAAPKSKKIGDNLGEALVTLAQAGLNMTQVHLIGHSLGAHIMAFAGKWAREKGHVVSRITGLDPARALFEGSFTVQPGLDRICARFVDIIHSDPGGYGTSKPTGTVDIWPNYAGNGGSQPGCPNGDFDMFSAEDEYIAEGDDVGHIQNMTKLQKIIQTMKPNLCNHDRSWQYFVEAIANPTAFPAAAASDYDTWTSSGGKSTETIFMGDLTNQRARGNFYLVTNAKPLFGRGPEGLVPENNQARRRRNSTLARLLKYLR
- the LOC128676322 gene encoding phospholipase A1 VesT1.02-like isoform X2 gives rise to the protein MCASQLLRTFAVFISAIQISQSAYLRCYKGSLVNYVSTPLDQPLLLANSTCIDKSLPTVIYTFGYRGRVLGPATRAIMGAYLAKRKRNVVLLDWEDEAKSGVFGIPLGYILSAAPKSKKIGDNLGEALVTLAQAGLNMTQVHLIGHSLGAHIMAFAGKWAREKGHVVSRITGLDPARALFEGSFTVQPGLDRICARFVDIIHSDPGGYGTSKPTGTVDIWPNYAGNGGSQPGCPNGDFDMFSAEDLCNHDRSWQYFVEAIANPTAFPAAAASDYDTWTSSGGKSTETIFMGDLTNQRARGNFYLVTNAKPLFGRGPEGLVPENNQARRRRNSTLARLLKYLR